CAAGTTTAATCTCTGTGCCTGTCTTATTCTTTATTTTTTCAACAAAAGCCATGACATCCTCGGACTGAAAACCCAGAGTACCGTCCATATTTTTGGGTAAGCCTGCTACTATGGTTTCTACGTTATATTCGTTACAAATCTTTTTAATTTCTTCAATTGCTTTATTTTCAGGAATTCGCGATATTACTTTTAAAGGCTGTGCGGTTATAGCCAGAGGATCACTTATAGCAGTACCTATCCTCTTTGTCCCTATGTCTAATCCTAAAAATCTTTTATAATCCATAAAAAACCTTAATTACAAATTGCACAGCAAGTGAACAACTTGACTCAAGTCCTTACCCTGCAAGGTTTTAGCGAAACCATCCTGTTTCTTTTTAGCC
The bacterium genome window above contains:
- the ruvX gene encoding Holliday junction resolvase RuvX codes for the protein MDYKRFLGLDIGTKRIGTAISDPLAITAQPLKVISRIPENKAIEEIKKICNEYNVETIVAGLPKNMDGTLGFQSEDVMAFVEKIKNKTGTEIKLEDERLTSKAAERFLIEQNKKPSKNRGLIDITSAILILQQYLDKRSR